A section of the Humulus lupulus chromosome 2, drHumLupu1.1, whole genome shotgun sequence genome encodes:
- the LOC133818289 gene encoding cold shock domain-containing protein 3-like has protein sequence MKMERQKPAMEFEEDDDDFLSQLAAAEALASKRRRITPTASSVLSTKQPSDDDGLYMAALKGNQSLLRQRTGPDPLRGRVAANDVVSGGDSCFKCGKSGHWARDCDAVPGGGGASGGGGGQYSNYGGSDPSIPEKNCPCGMGICIVLTANTEKNRGRKFYKCPLRQENGGCGFFEWCDNASGTNSMAGGKYTSDSNYPGIQCPCGAGLCLILTAKTGNNVGQQFYRCPANQGSSCGFFKWCNDQVASAGRSVTASKLSYNLSDTNNTSFTAKIGSSCFKCGKEGHWARDCSVSPSNPPAEFVGRSASASSGTCYKCGKPGHWSRDCTSSQV, from the exons ATGAAGATGGAAAGACAGAAGCCCGCCATGGAATTCGAAGAAGACGACGACGATTTCCTCTCTCAGTTGGCTGCCGCTGAGGCCCTCGCCTCCAAGCGCCGAAGGATCACTCCCACTGCAAGCTCCGTCCTTTCCACCAAACAACCTTCCGACGACGATGGCCTATACATGGCCGCTCTCAAAGGCAATCAAAGCCTCCTTCGCCAGAGGACGGGCCCCGATCCTCTGCGTGGGAGAGTAGCCGCCAATGACGTCGTCTCTGGCGGCGATTCTTGCTTTAAATGCGGCAAATCGGGGCACTGGGCTCGCGATTGCGATGCAGTACCTGGAGGAGGCGGCGCCAGTGGTGGTGGAGGGGGGCAATATAGTAATTATGGAGGATCCGACCCTTCGATTCCTGAGAAAAATTGCCCCTGTGGAATGGGAATTTGTATTGTTCTAACGGCAAATACTGAGAAGAATCGGGGCCGAAAGTTTTACAAATGCCCTCTTCGACAG GAGAATGGAGGATGTGGTTTCTTTGAGTGGTGTGATAATGCATCTGGAACTAATTCCATGGCGGGTGGGAAATATACGAGTGATTCTAATTACCCGGGCATTCAATGTCCTTGTGGAGCTGGTTTATGCTTAATTTTGACTGCAAAAACAGGCAACAATGTCGGCCAGCAATTCTATCGCTGTCCTGCAAACCAG GGAAGTTCTTGTGGTTTCTTTAAGTGGTGCAACGACCAAGTGGCATCAGCTGGTCGTTCAGTCACTGCCTCGAAGCTTAGTTATAACTTGAGTGACACAAACAACACAAGCTTCACTGCAAAAATTGGGTCTTCCTGTTTTAAATGTGGAAAGGAAGGACACTGGGCAAGAGATTGCTCCGTTTCTCCATCGAACCCTCCTGCTGAGTTTGTAGGAAGATCTGCTTCTGCTTCTTCTGGCACATGCTATAAATGTGGTAAGCCTGGGCACTGGTCCAGGGACTGCACTTCTTCTCAAGTCTGA
- the LOC133818290 gene encoding protein HIGH ARSENIC CONTENT 1, mitochondrial isoform X1 — MNIILFENPNLTLFVNNFFCSAEDVVTVDVYTAKGVLSIGHRYLDVRTVEEFIKSHVEGALNVPYMFITQEGKVKNPEFLTQVSAVFKKDDHLVVGCNSGGRSLRACVELLNDGYEHVNNMEGGYSKWVDSGLAGDKPGEELKTACKFRP, encoded by the exons ATGAATATAATTTTGTTTGAAAATCCCAATTTAACTTTAtttgttaataattttttttgcagTGCTGAAGATGTTGTGACTGTCGATGTATATACAGCCAAAGGTGTTCTTAGCATAGGTCATCGTTATTTGGACGTCAG AACCGTTGAGGAATTTATTAAGAGTCATGTTGAAGGCGCCTTGAACGTTCCTTACATGTTCATCACCCAAGAAG GTAAAGTGAAAAATCCTGAATTTCTGACCCAAGTTTCGGCAGTTTTCAAGAAGGATGACCATTTAGTTGTG GGTTGCAATAGTGGGGGCAGATCACTTCGGGCATGTGTGGAGTTGCTTAATGAT GGTTATGAGCACGTGAACAACATGGAAGGGGGTTACTCCAAATGGGTGGATAGTGGACTTGCAGGTGACAAACCAGGAGAAGAGTTAAAAACAGCATGCAAATTCCGCCCCTAA
- the LOC133818290 gene encoding protein HIGH ARSENIC CONTENT 1, mitochondrial isoform X2: MAAAKNAEDVVTVDVYTAKGVLSIGHRYLDVRTVEEFIKSHVEGALNVPYMFITQEGKVKNPEFLTQVSAVFKKDDHLVVGCNSGGRSLRACVELLNDGYEHVNNMEGGYSKWVDSGLAGDKPGEELKTACKFRP; this comes from the exons ATGGCAGCCGCTAAGAA TGCTGAAGATGTTGTGACTGTCGATGTATATACAGCCAAAGGTGTTCTTAGCATAGGTCATCGTTATTTGGACGTCAG AACCGTTGAGGAATTTATTAAGAGTCATGTTGAAGGCGCCTTGAACGTTCCTTACATGTTCATCACCCAAGAAG GTAAAGTGAAAAATCCTGAATTTCTGACCCAAGTTTCGGCAGTTTTCAAGAAGGATGACCATTTAGTTGTG GGTTGCAATAGTGGGGGCAGATCACTTCGGGCATGTGTGGAGTTGCTTAATGAT GGTTATGAGCACGTGAACAACATGGAAGGGGGTTACTCCAAATGGGTGGATAGTGGACTTGCAGGTGACAAACCAGGAGAAGAGTTAAAAACAGCATGCAAATTCCGCCCCTAA